A single region of the Marinobacter salinus genome encodes:
- the ribA gene encoding GTP cyclohydrolase II produces the protein MAVRYIQTCRLPTPFGVFDMHGFEEPDTGKEHVALTLGELDSAEPMLARTHSECLTGDALYSMRCDCGYQLEEALRSIAREGRGILMYLRQEGRGIGLLNKIRAYHLQDQGADTVEANERLGFAADLRDYSMCKDMLEHLGIKSLRLMTNNPRKVKALTSYGIEISERVPLHVGRNPHNEHYLNTKQSKLGHWLETHQDDDPEA, from the coding sequence GTGGCTGTTCGTTACATCCAGACATGCCGGTTGCCGACCCCCTTCGGGGTTTTCGATATGCACGGTTTTGAAGAGCCGGACACTGGTAAAGAGCATGTGGCACTGACTCTGGGTGAACTGGACAGCGCCGAACCCATGCTTGCCCGAACCCATTCTGAGTGCCTTACCGGTGATGCGCTATACAGCATGCGATGCGACTGTGGCTACCAGCTCGAGGAGGCTCTGCGGAGTATTGCCCGGGAAGGTCGGGGTATTCTTATGTATCTGCGTCAGGAAGGCCGGGGTATCGGTTTGCTGAACAAGATTCGCGCCTATCACCTTCAGGATCAGGGAGCGGATACCGTTGAGGCAAACGAACGCTTGGGATTCGCAGCCGATCTTCGAGATTACAGCATGTGCAAGGATATGCTGGAGCACCTGGGTATTAAAAGCCTGAGACTGATGACCAATAATCCCCGAAAGGTCAAGGCGCTTACATCCTATGGCATTGAGATTTCGGAGCGTGTTCCTTTACACGTGGGGCGCAATCCCCATAATGAACATTACCTGAATACCAAGCAGAGCAAACTTGGTCACTGGCTGGAAACGCATCAGGACGACGATCCGGAGGCATGA
- the moaC gene encoding cyclic pyranopterin monophosphate synthase MoaC: protein MSKLTHLDDKGEARMVDVTSKAVTEREARAEATIRMAPDTLSMIVGGEHPKGDVLAVARIAGIMAAKKTHELIPLCHSLNLTSVKVELEPGEDGASVHILTRCKLSGQTGVEMEALTAASVAALTLYDMCKAVDRGMEIGDVRLLEKKGGRSGHWVAGQS, encoded by the coding sequence GTGAGCAAACTGACTCATCTGGATGACAAGGGCGAAGCCCGTATGGTGGATGTGACGAGCAAGGCGGTAACCGAGAGGGAAGCTCGGGCTGAGGCCACCATCCGTATGGCGCCGGATACTTTGAGCATGATTGTCGGGGGTGAGCACCCCAAGGGCGATGTGTTGGCGGTTGCCCGCATAGCGGGGATCATGGCGGCCAAGAAGACCCATGAACTGATTCCTCTCTGCCACTCCCTCAATCTGACGTCAGTCAAGGTAGAGCTGGAGCCTGGCGAGGATGGAGCGTCGGTGCATATCCTTACCCGCTGCAAACTGTCCGGCCAGACCGGCGTGGAAATGGAAGCATTGACGGCCGCCAGTGTTGCCGCACTTACTCTTTATGATATGTGCAAGGCTGTAGATCGGGGGATGGAGATCGGCGATGTCCGTTTGCTGGAGAAAAAGGGCGGTCGAAGTGGTCACTGGGTTGCGGGCCAGTCCTGA
- a CDS encoding Nudix family hydrolase: MADKTAAKRETHVAVAVIIRDGRVLIARRPKHVHQGGLLEFPGGKVEPGETVQRALVREVAEETGLKVPESSLEPVIGIRHDYGDKCVFLDVWQTTSAKGEAEGREGQPLAWMLPMDMRDQDFPAANRPIIRALRLPSLLAITGDIEKVEQGCEQLASALKRWSPPLVVVRAPLLNGGDYRRLVASATRVCAREGAGLIVHGGPSVFQDAPEAAGLHLPWREASRLSSRPIPGHAWLGVSCHDAGQIGHAVRLGADYVTFGPVKATATHPDAVSIGWPAFRESVSMAPLPVFGLGGLGPGDVLRARQEGGQGVAGIRFWWSEN, translated from the coding sequence ATGGCGGATAAAACGGCCGCAAAGCGGGAGACTCATGTCGCGGTTGCGGTGATCATTCGTGACGGCCGCGTCCTCATTGCCCGCCGACCCAAACATGTTCATCAGGGCGGTCTGCTGGAGTTCCCCGGTGGCAAAGTTGAGCCCGGCGAGACCGTTCAACGGGCGCTGGTCCGGGAGGTTGCCGAGGAAACCGGACTGAAGGTCCCTGAGAGCAGTCTGGAGCCCGTTATTGGTATTCGTCATGACTATGGCGACAAGTGTGTCTTTCTTGACGTCTGGCAGACAACAAGTGCCAAGGGCGAAGCGGAGGGTCGAGAAGGCCAGCCCCTGGCCTGGATGCTGCCCATGGACATGCGGGATCAGGATTTTCCCGCCGCCAACCGGCCTATTATCCGTGCCCTGAGGCTACCGTCATTGCTGGCCATCACCGGTGACATTGAAAAGGTTGAGCAAGGCTGCGAACAGCTGGCTTCGGCACTGAAGCGTTGGTCTCCGCCTCTTGTGGTCGTGCGAGCCCCTCTTCTTAATGGTGGCGACTACCGGCGGTTGGTGGCATCCGCCACACGAGTGTGCGCGCGTGAAGGTGCGGGGTTGATCGTCCATGGCGGGCCGTCGGTGTTTCAGGATGCACCGGAAGCCGCCGGACTGCATCTGCCCTGGCGGGAAGCCAGTCGATTGTCCTCAAGGCCGATACCTGGGCACGCGTGGCTCGGCGTGTCCTGTCATGACGCTGGCCAGATTGGACATGCGGTGCGTCTTGGTGCGGACTATGTCACTTTTGGGCCGGTCAAGGCTACCGCCACGCATCCTGACGCCGTGAGCATCGGGTGGCCAGCTTTCCGGGAGAGTGTGAGCATGGCGCCTCTTCCGGTTTTCGGTCTTGGTGGTCTCGGTCCCGGGGATGTGCTGAGAGCTCGCCAGGAAGGTGGCCAGGGCGTCGCAGGCATCCGTTTTTGGTGGTCCGAAAACTGA